AACTCGGCCGTGTCCTCGGTCCAGGCGCGGATCTCGCGGTCGAGCCTGAGCCCCGTCGCCTCGGCGAGCAGCGCTGGAAAGCCGTCCTCGGGCAGGCCGCTTCGCTCGCCCGGCGGTTTCGAGAAGAAGTCCCGTCCGTAGCGCTGCCAGAGCAGCCGCATCACGTCGTCGAGCGAGCGGCGGCCGTTCGTGCGCGCACGGATCGCGAGGTCCAGGCACAGCGCGACCAGCGCGCCCTTGGCGTAGTAGCTGACGATCGCGTTCGGCGAATTCTCGTCCTGCCGGTAGTACTTGGTCCAGGCGTCGAAGCTGGACTCCGCCACGCTCTGAGCCAGTCGGCCCGGCCCGCGCATCACCGACGAGATCGTGCCGGAGAGCAGCTTCAGGTAGGCGGCCGAGTCGATCGCGCCCGATCGCGCCAGCATCAGGTCGTCGTAGTACGAGGTGAAGCCCTCGAAGATCCACAGCAGCCGGGTGTAGTTCTCGCGCTCCAGGTCGTACCCGGCGAAGGCCTGCGGCTTGATCCGCTTGACGTGCCAGGTGTGGAAGTACTCGTGGCTGCACAGCCCGAGGAAGGACCGGTAGCCGTCGGGCACGCCCGCCATGCCGGTGTGGGGCAGGTCGGCGCGGCGGCAGATCAGCGCGGTGCTCGACCGGTGCTCGAGCCCGCCGTAGCCGTCGCCGACCGCCATGACCTGGAACAGGTAGCGATCGACCGGCGCGCGGCGGCGCCCGGGGTCGAACAGCGCGATCTGCGCGCTGCAGATCGCTTTCAGGTCGCGCGCGAGCCGCCCCGTGTCGGTGTCGTGCAGGCCGGTGATCGCGACGTCGTGCGCGGCGCCGCCCGCTTCGAAGGAGGCGATGTCGAAGCGCCCCATCTCGACCGGGTGGTCGATCAGCTCGTCGTAGTCGGCGGCCAGGTAGCGGCCGAAGCCCCAGCGCTTCGCGCCCGCCTCGGGCAGGGTGGTGGCCACCCGCCAGCCGGCGAAAGCGCGGCCCTGCGGCGGGTCGATCACCACCTCGCAGGGCTCGTGCTCGCGGCCGGCCACGCGCAGGAACACGCTCGTGCCGTTGAAGAAGCCGTGCGTGCGGTCCAGGTGCGCGCCGCGCACCGAGAGATCCCACGCGTAGACCAGGTAGCGCACGGTGAGCGGGCCGCCGCAGCGCGCCGCCTGCCAGGTGTGCTTGTCGAGCTTGCCCAGGCCCACCGGCCGGCCCCGGCACTGCGCCTCGATCCGCACGACGTGCCGGGCGAACTCGCGGATCATGTAGCTGCCCGGGATCCAGGCGGGCAGCGCCAGCCGCTGCCCGTCGGGGTCGGGGTCGGCGATCGTCAGCTCCACGCCGAACAGGTGGGCGTCGGGGTCGGAAGGCCGGATCCGGTAGGCGATCCCGGGCCGCGCCGGCGCGCGCGAGGCGCGCGGCGCTCCCGCCCGCCGGGCGGCGTTCTTGCTCTGGGGCATCGTGGCTCCGGGGCTCGCGGGCTCAGCGGTTCACGTCGACGACGATCCGGCCGCGCACCTTGCCGGCCAGCACGT
This genomic window from Zeimonas sediminis contains:
- a CDS encoding M61 family metallopeptidase; this translates as MPQSKNAARRAGAPRASRAPARPGIAYRIRPSDPDAHLFGVELTIADPDPDGQRLALPAWIPGSYMIREFARHVVRIEAQCRGRPVGLGKLDKHTWQAARCGGPLTVRYLVYAWDLSVRGAHLDRTHGFFNGTSVFLRVAGREHEPCEVVIDPPQGRAFAGWRVATTLPEAGAKRWGFGRYLAADYDELIDHPVEMGRFDIASFEAGGAAHDVAITGLHDTDTGRLARDLKAICSAQIALFDPGRRRAPVDRYLFQVMAVGDGYGGLEHRSSTALICRRADLPHTGMAGVPDGYRSFLGLCSHEYFHTWHVKRIKPQAFAGYDLERENYTRLLWIFEGFTSYYDDLMLARSGAIDSAAYLKLLSGTISSVMRGPGRLAQSVAESSFDAWTKYYRQDENSPNAIVSYYAKGALVALCLDLAIRARTNGRRSLDDVMRLLWQRYGRDFFSKPPGERSGLPEDGFPALLAEATGLRLDREIRAWTEDTAELPISSLLKKLGIGVAMRAADHAGATIGAKLAMRDGAVQLSQVLLGGPAHRAGLSAGDTLVALDGLRIADERALKALFERREAGAPLRVHAFRRDELREFELRPAPAAPTEAVLSADPKAGAAARRLLSGWLAGEPSGTSRRRQR